cactgagttttgctacaaaagcgtgaatttatccgtcgaagaactgaaaaacgtaacaataatactttactCTAAtgcaagaactgttcagatagctgaattccctgaaataagtcaccttttaatCCAAaatcacagctctctcgcccgtcatgtaaatgccacctcacgcaaaagcttagaaattcaagcgtagtttatcactaaaccaagaacccaatcggagtgaaaatttgcatgaatattagtttttagcagctcttattcatcatgaaagtaacatttcaggaggatcaatagttctgaagtttgaagtttagtgacgtcatgtgaaaaccagcaatagaccaggcctggaaataggcattaacaaggatccgatatctatctggaacatcaaacaaatgcaaacacaaatgtaacggtttctcttcgtgacgagttcaatcgaaataaagaaactgaaacaagtaaaaacgagcgaataccgaagaccgacggacgaagtatgaaatatcgcaatactggtgatggaattatttcgaaattTGTAAAGCtgtctttcttgtcgatgtctgttatgcgtcaaatttggaaagcGCGGCGGCAAACCAtagactttcgattagcgttgACCGTTGAGaggcaaataaagaaaaagtaagCGCTTGGAACCCTACTGTGGAGGTGGAATTAAACagtttttttctcaatttagtTAAGCCCAGATTTGAGGGTCGTAAGCGGTTACAAAATGTATGTCTTTTTTGCATCTAAACTATCGGTTTATTTCCACCAATCTTTGTTTCGTTTTATCATTGATCAATATGTACTACAAGTCTGTGCAGTATTTGCTTTCTTCTGTAATGGCTGTTCTGTTTTTCAAAGACTTCTTTAAATGAGTGATTTCCCGTAGTTTTCCAAAGACTTCATTAGATCTGTTACGTAATAGATCCTCCATGGTCTTTGGCGTCATCTTGCATTGTTGTCGGCAAACACAGCTAAACTTACAGTGAGATGTAGGGGATTTTGGccgaacatcaaacaaatgcaaacacaaatgtaacggtttctcttcgtgacgagttcaatcgaaataaagaaactgaaacaagtaaaagagagcgaataccgaagaccgacggacgaagtatgaaatatcgcaatactggtgatggaattatttcgaaattTGTAAAGCtgtctttcttgtcgatgtctgttatgcgtcaaatttggaaagcGCGGCGGCAAACCATAGACTTTCGATTAGAGTACCGTGACTGaatgtcggttatgtcacgttcgctgttgggtggacgtgagcatcaaataacgcatgcgaatgttgacattgaactaaatggtgtttaatacactggaaaataaagcttagattgcgtaaatcgacttaacaggattgataacgagaaaaagaaattgtgatataagtaacacgcggttgcggcttcaaagtttcaggatacgtttttttctcgttgaatttgacacgcttgagcttgagataattgtgatctgttggatcgggtctgtcgaccccgttgatgatttgtgtctgacaaaccaaatttactcagcactgttgaatgcttttgaattcaaggaaatcactgaagcgcaaaatgctcaccttcaaatgcttctagaagatgacgaaacgtgacctcgtggttgcaagtacccgacaccaccatgcgcgcttcctaaaatattacccgagacgacactacgcgcctagtttgatcaaattgagattttttccgcatactacaaatttacttacagtacttactttcttacattttgaaattccttatatgtatacacgcggggaatcctaggatgcctcctcgggtttaggccaaaaccctgcggggccAATAACGcgcaaaaaaaggttttttttagtTAAAGCACGTTTGTCATTTCCAGTAATGTAAAGCTATCTTAATATTTACTAGTGAGTGATTGGTGATTCAGTAAAGACTTGATCTTGTTTTGAGACAGTATGTTAAAAGACGGAGGTGACCACTTCAACAAAGGGGCCAACTGTTGCCAGGCAGAATGCACGTACTGGAAAACACAACTAAGTTTATAGACAAAGGCGCTCTTATGTCTCTCACGGAAACTTTCGTGCGTATACTGACTTCGTAAACAATTTAATTCAATACCTGGACAAAATAGGATATATTTCATATTTGGGATTAATCCATCTGGGTTAATTAACTAGAGAAGCTAAAAGAACTCTGTTGACAAGTGCTTTTAGTACGTGTTGTCGTGTAACTGTTGTACTCCTAGTCTTTAGCGTATGTTAGTAAACAAAGGCTGTAACGCTAAACTTAAGTTAAGCAAAATGTTGTTGTACTGTTGAGAAACAACCCTGTAGTTCCATCATTGTTGTACGAATTCCGATACCGTATACTAATACGTTAATCCCGTATTGACGTTATTAGTTTAGGGCTTGGAGTAGCCAGGTACATTAATTAGTTTTGTTAATCCCTTGTTTATTTCGGTTGGTTTAGTCTTTGTTACTTTAAGTTTATTAGTTGAGAAGTCACGTTCTGTCCAGAAGATTTTGGTTGGTGATCCTGGTCCCTCAACTATTGCGATTGGTCTTAATTGGACTCGTTCAAGGCCTAACGGCACTGCAAGTTTAAAGTCGACGGCGTGGGCCACGTTTCGTGCAGCCGTGGGTAAACCTTCGTAGGtcatagaatagaatagaatagaatagagtTGTTTATTCAGACCCACTTGCAGCTAAGAGCTGGATAACAGAATCGTGCGCACATTACACATAACACAATAAACATTTATCTTATGACAAAAAATCTAAGTATTTCACAGATGCGAATTCTGACAGTCTTTTTGTGTTACACCTTTTGTTATTATAGTTCCGACAGCTTCGTAGCGAGTACGAGTGAGCGGTAATTATCCTTCTACTCATGGCAAGGCCGTAAACAGGATTGGAGGGCTTTAGATTACGCATAAATGATTCGCAAGCAGCAGCCCTACGGTCTTCTAAAGACGAGAGACCACTTAGTGTCAATACCTCGTCATAACGTAAATTCGAGAGAATTATCCTAAGAGCGCGTTTTTGAATTCCCTCCAAGGCATCTGACAGATACTTTGGCAGATTCGCAAATACAGCTGAGGCGTATTCAATTACTGATCGTATAAGGGAGCAATATACTGTGATTAAGTCAGATGTTGGCACACAACACTTCTTTAAACTTAAGAAGTGTTAATCACGTTAATCATGTTAATCACTTCTTCTGTAGTTACCGTTTTTGCGTTTTAGGCCTCTAATCCTTCGACCAATCACGATGCGTTACCTGGACCAGGGATGCCAATAAGTAAACGAGTCTTTCGATCTAACGTGCTCTTTTGAACAACTACTTATAGCTAACGTACTACTGAGAACTGAGGTAAAGATTAAAAGCAAGTGAGAGTTTATTGCTGTTGAGTTCCTGCGTAGGACCACAGAAGGTAAAAGGAAGCGCGAGCTTTTTGCCTAGATGAAAATTACTGCGCTGAAAGCGAAAATCTTGTTTACCAAGCTTGGTTCTGTCATTTTCACCTTCAATTAAGCTATTTATATTAACATGCATTATTAAGACATGAAATCGAGGCTACATGTTGTATTACGTTACGACACTCGGTAAAACTCTTTAAACATCAATGAAATGTAGTGGGTGACAGACGCAGTATGTTTATAAAGTACTCTGTCTGTGTTAAGTAGTAGTCACGTGATTTTCTGTTCACGTGACTCTTGAGAACGAGGCTAGAAGCTATTTCCTGATTAAGTTCAGCTAGAGGGAGAAGAAGATCGGCGTAAGTTTTCGAAGCAAGGAAAAACAGTTGCAACCTACAACTTCTTTTATTCTTTAGAAATACAGTAGTAAACATGGAGGGGCTGGAAGGCATGTTAAAATCCGTGAAAGATTCTGGTTAAGTGTCTGAGTTTGGAAACTCCTCTGAACATCCTAAAAACAATCTGAATGCCATGAAAATCCTTCAGATAGCAGACAACGGGGATGTTGACGATGTTGGCATCTTCTGAAACGCTCAGCAGTTGCAACACGCACGACACTCTTGATATTTCATATCCGTCCTATAGAAGCAGAAGCCAAAATTCAGATCAGATGTTTGAACAGACCTATTTTTAAAAAGATACTAAAagatgatgaaaaaagaaaaaatttaaaagtactGTACCAGTCACTGTCCTTCGTTTTCAACAGCGTCATCATTAGCAGCATTTTGGCAGTGTTCATCTTCAGTACTTCTGCATTTGCATGCCCCAGTGCATGGTGGTCCTACATTCCAGCAGCTACACCTCATTGTTTTGTACTCTGATGCAGCCATCTCgcacaccggtggctcagttggttgagcattgggctgtcacgtgggaggtcgtgagttcgactccggctggagggtcttaaaataactgagtagaaagtgctgcctcgGTAATTACGTCAGCAAACGGTTAGAccttcaagtcttctcggatgaggactataagccagaggtcccgtctcacaacccttaaaataactgtgggacgtaaaagaacccacacactaaaGAGAggagggcatggagttcccggtgttgtggtctgtcatCACTTATTCTGTTCTGGAGGCACCTGTGAGTTCTACTGGTTACCCTTCACCGCACCAACCGGGAAAACCGGGATTTGATTTTCCCCTCCAGAACCTACTAAACCGCATTTCCGGGATTTTGACCGCTTGAGTTTGAACATTAGGAAACTGGTCACGAATCCGTAAGAGGGGAGTCTTACATACTGTGTATTGAAGATTAATACAAACCCCACCATTCAATGTGCTTTTATGGAGAGCTACCCATACAAAGTTTGCGAGTAAACGCACGGGGAAGATCTTAGTGTGTTATCGCTCGCCATTTTTAAAGTCCCGCACGTTCGATGTAGAGCTCCGAGGAGGAAGACTTTTCTGATGACGATCTTGTCGATGTTTTTGGCGAAAGCGAAGATGAAGACGATTTTGTGGGATTTAATTTTACCCTGCCAGATGACATTCACTGGGAAACTGATGACGATGGAGCGAAGACTCGTCGATTTTATGATGACAATCCTCGCAAGGTATTTTGCGGCGACAATGTTGGTCCAACAATCAATGAATTACCTGGTGAGAAGCGACCTGTAGATATTTTCCAGTTCTTTATCAGCGATGAACTTTTGGAAAAAATTGCTCCCTCGACGAATGATTGGTTTCAAGTAAAGAAGGGTTCAGAACCAAGCAAGCACAAAGCGCCATTTGAACCCATTGCATATATTAATGAATGGAAACCCTTTTTTGGAATCCTTCTTGCCGTGAATCAAAACATTGACCTTCCCCGTTTTGAGCATTACTTCCGTCAAGACGAGTCGAAATGGCTTCTTCTTACACCTGGATTTCACAAGGTATTCTCGCAGGAAAGATTTTCACAGCTTAACAGGTACATTTTCTTTTGCGATCCCCAGTCTTTAGATGAGAATGACCGTAATCGTGATAAACTTGCCAAAGTGAAGCCCTTTCTAGAACATTTGCACGCTGGATGCAAAGACAATTTTAATTATGGCAAAAATATCACTATTGACGAAGCTATGATTCCCTATAAGGGCAAACTTTCAATCAAACAGCGGATATTAGGAAAGCCAGTGCGCTGGGGTATCAAGTTGTTTCCTCTGTGCGATTCCGAAACAGCTTATGTTTCAAGGTTTGAAGTTTACCTAGGGAAAGCAAGGGACAATGAGGATACTTCAGCTATTGGAAAAGGGGGAGCAGTTTTTGCTAGATTAACAAATGACTCTCATCACAAAGGTCATTGTCTATTTGTTGACAACTCGTACAGCAGTCTTGCATTGTGCATTTTCCTGAAGTCAAGAGGGATTTACTTGTGTGGTACAACTATAGAAGTAACTGCAGGGGGTACCCAGCTGAGTTGAAGGCATTTCGAGCTCCTGCACAAAATAGAGGTGCATCTTCATTGAGGGTCTACCAGGGGGTGGTAGCTTTTATTTCGAAAGACAGCAAGCCAGTGAACTTTTTATCCACTGCACATTATCCTGATGAAGCTGCAACTGTCCAGCGTCAACAAAAAGAACGGCGTAGTGGACGATATTCTGTGAAAGAGGTGGAGTCGCACAAGATTGTTGTAGATTTCAATGCCAACATGGGAGCAGTGGACACCAATGATCAGATGACTACAGTTCGTAAAAGCAGAAAGCAACTAAGCAAATTTCTGCTTACAATTCCTACATCATTGAGGGTCACTTCAAAGAGCATCTTCCTGAGCGTCAAAGAAAAAGGGATTTCACAGCTTTCAGGGAGGATCTGATTCATGAATTGGTCGGACACTGGAGGAGAGAAAAAGCAAGAAGGGGAAGGAAGAGAAAGGAAACACCACTTCGCCT
This genomic stretch from Acropora muricata isolate sample 2 chromosome 5, ASM3666990v1, whole genome shotgun sequence harbors:
- the LOC136916607 gene encoding piggyBac transposable element-derived protein 4-like, translated to MEFPVLWSVITYSVLEAPSSEEEDFSDDDLVDVFGESEDEDDFVGFNFTLPDDIHWETDDDGAKTRRFYDDNPRKVFCGDNVGPTINELPGEKRPVDIFQFFISDELLEKIAPSTNDWFQVKKGSEPSKHKAPFEPIAYINEWKPFFGILLAVNQNIDLPRFEHYFRQDESKWLLLTPGFHKVFSQERFSQLNRYIFFCDPQSLDENDRNRDKLAKVKPFLEHLHAGCKDNFNYGKNITIDEAMIPYKGKLSIKQRILGKPVRWGIKLFPLCDSETAYVSRFEVYLGKARDNEDTSAIGKGGAVFARLTNDSHHKGHCLFVDNSYSSLALCIFLKSRGIYLCGTTIEVTAGGTQLS